In the genome of Desulfitibacter sp. BRH_c19, one region contains:
- a CDS encoding chromosome condensation protein CrcB — MNYALYAFIAMGGALGAIARHVISTWIYNTGDFVFAWGTFAVNVLGCFFLGLVYVLGTEKLVISPNVRAFLAVGFMGAFTTFSTFSLETLNIIKAGNIKIALLNTVGSIVLGLFAVWIGTVCAEILINIRRKQKNGENFRL, encoded by the coding sequence TTGAACTACGCATTATATGCCTTCATCGCCATGGGCGGTGCGCTAGGTGCTATAGCCAGACATGTCATTTCTACTTGGATTTATAATACAGGTGATTTTGTTTTCGCATGGGGGACTTTTGCTGTCAATGTCCTGGGATGTTTTTTTCTGGGACTGGTTTATGTATTGGGCACCGAGAAATTGGTTATCAGTCCGAACGTCAGGGCATTTTTGGCCGTTGGGTTTATGGGTGCTTTTACCACTTTTTCTACATTTAGTCTAGAAACTTTGAATATTATAAAAGCCGGGAACATAAAAATTGCCTTGTTGAATACTGTCGGAAGCATTGTTCTAGGATTGTTTGCAGTTTGGATTGGTACTGTATGTGCTGAGATCTTAATTAATATAAGGAGGAAGCAAAAAAATGGTGAAAATTTCAGGTTATAG
- a CDS encoding chromosome condensation protein CrcB — protein sequence MNFALYGFIALGGAIGALGRYLLSSWVYNKGDFIFPWGTFVVNVLGCFFLGMFYVWGAEKLIISPNIRAFLAVGLLGAFTTFSTFSLETLNIIKEGEIKIALLNIISSLVVCLFAVWLGMMIAELMSR from the coding sequence TTGAACTTTGCATTGTACGGCTTCATCGCCTTGGGTGGTGCAATAGGGGCTTTAGGTAGATATTTACTTTCCAGCTGGGTCTATAACAAAGGTGATTTCATTTTCCCATGGGGCACCTTCGTAGTCAACGTATTAGGCTGCTTTTTTCTTGGAATGTTTTATGTATGGGGGGCAGAAAAGCTGATTATCAGTCCCAATATAAGGGCATTCCTAGCTGTGGGTCTCCTTGGAGCCTTTACAACATTCTCCACTTTTAGTTTGGAAACATTAAATATAATTAAAGAGGGTGAAATAAAAATTGCTCTTTTGAACATCATAAGCAGCTTAGTGGTATGCTTATTTGCAGTTTGGCTAGGCATGATGATTGCAGAACTAATGTCAAGATGA
- a CDS encoding FmdB family transcriptional regulator produces the protein MPTYDYRCLKCSEKFSKFVSLKEKDQVKCPKCDGDTQQLFTGFLYKKTGGGDNSTQSSSCSKNSCSGCKGC, from the coding sequence ATGCCCACGTATGACTATAGATGTTTAAAATGCTCAGAAAAATTTTCAAAATTTGTATCTTTAAAAGAAAAGGATCAGGTAAAATGCCCTAAGTGTGATGGAGATACTCAGCAGTTGTTTACAGGGTTTTTATATAAAAAAACTGGTGGTGGAGATAATAGCACACAGTCTTCTAGTTGTTCTAAAAACTCCTGTTCAGGGTGTAAAGGATGCTAA
- a CDS encoding branched-chain amino acid aminotransferase yields the protein MGLQIYLDGKFVPEEEAKLSIFDHGLLYGDGIFEGIRMYHNRVFKLKEHLIRLYESAKTLNLDIELTIEEMEEAVLETCRKNNLRDGYIRLVVTRGKGDLGLDPRKCPKTLTFIVAAAIQLYPEALYETGLEVITVATRRNVAEALNPRIKSLNYLNNILARIEANLAGVPEAVMLNQDGFVAEATGDNIFIVKNGRLITPPVHVGILEGITRNTVMDLAKEDGIEVAQEVFTRHDMYNADECFLTGTAAEVIPTIRMDGRAIGSGKPGQMTLNLIKRFRELTKVDGPRIFAEGE from the coding sequence GTGGGATTGCAAATTTACTTAGATGGAAAGTTCGTACCAGAAGAAGAGGCTAAACTATCAATTTTTGACCATGGATTATTATATGGAGATGGGATATTTGAAGGTATTAGAATGTATCATAATAGAGTATTTAAGTTAAAAGAACACCTTATTCGATTATACGAATCGGCAAAAACACTTAATCTTGACATTGAACTCACAATAGAGGAAATGGAAGAGGCAGTTTTAGAAACTTGCAGGAAAAATAATTTGAGGGATGGATATATACGCCTTGTAGTTACAAGGGGAAAAGGAGACCTTGGATTAGATCCTCGAAAGTGTCCAAAGACCTTGACGTTTATAGTGGCAGCAGCTATTCAATTATACCCAGAAGCACTATACGAAACAGGTCTGGAGGTTATTACCGTCGCAACTAGAAGAAATGTAGCAGAGGCATTAAATCCAAGAATTAAATCCCTAAACTATCTCAATAATATTTTAGCAAGGATAGAGGCAAATTTAGCAGGAGTACCAGAGGCTGTCATGCTGAATCAAGATGGATTTGTAGCAGAAGCTACTGGTGACAATATATTTATTGTAAAAAATGGAAGATTAATAACACCCCCAGTACATGTTGGTATCCTCGAAGGAATAACAAGAAATACAGTCATGGATCTTGCAAAAGAAGACGGTATTGAAGTTGCACAAGAGGTGTTTACGAGACATGACATGTATAATGCTGATGAATGCTTCCTAACAGGGACAGCAGCTGAAGTAATTCCAACGATACGAATGGACGGCAGAGCTATTGGCTCAGGAAAACCTGGACAAATGACATTAAACTTGATTAAGAGATTTAGAGAATTAACTAAAGTGGACGGACCCAGAATTTTTGCAGAGGGGGAATAA
- a CDS encoding dihydroxy-acid dehydratase (catalyzes the dehydration of 2,3-dihydroxy-3-methylbutanoate to 3-methyl-2-oxobutanoate in valine and isoleucine biosynthesis): MRSKAMKQGLEKAPHRSLFKALGLTDWELEKPIIGIVNSHNEIIPGHMHLDQIASAVKTGVQLAGGVPLEFPAIGVCDGIAMNHEGMKYSLASRELIADSIEIMAKAHPFDALVFIPNCDKIVPGMLMAAARLDIPSIFISGGPMMAGKYKGKKVSLTNMFEMVGSVKANKMTEEELAEVEDVACPGCGSCSGMFTANSMNCLTEALGMALPGNGTVLAVEAARIRLAKEAGRKIMELLEKDIRPSQIMTKEGFSNALVADMALGCSTNTALHLPAISHEAGITLDFNIFDEISNKTPQLCKLAPAGNHFMEDLGAAGGIQAVMTELNKLGLLNLDVMTTTGKTLGENIKNVTVLDDTIIRPVDNPYSKDGGIAILWGSLAPEGAVVKKGAVAKEMLVHKGPARVFNSEEETVEAIFGGNINSGDVIIIRYEGPKGGPGMREMLTPTSAVAGMGLGETVALVTDGRFSGATRGASIGHVSPEAAEGGPIGLIEEGDIISIDIPNRSLDVVLSEEELEVRKKNWQKPEPKVTKGYLAKYQKLVSSASSGAIIK; this comes from the coding sequence ATGAGAAGCAAAGCAATGAAGCAAGGTTTAGAAAAGGCACCTCATAGGTCTTTATTTAAGGCATTAGGGTTAACTGATTGGGAATTGGAAAAACCTATAATAGGTATTGTAAATAGTCACAATGAGATAATACCTGGACATATGCATTTAGATCAAATTGCTAGCGCAGTTAAAACTGGGGTACAGCTCGCAGGAGGAGTTCCCCTAGAATTTCCAGCAATAGGAGTTTGCGACGGTATAGCCATGAACCATGAAGGAATGAAATATTCTCTTGCAAGTAGAGAATTAATTGCTGACTCTATAGAAATTATGGCAAAGGCTCATCCATTTGATGCATTGGTTTTCATACCAAACTGTGACAAGATAGTACCGGGTATGCTTATGGCAGCTGCACGCTTAGATATTCCATCCATATTTATAAGTGGTGGTCCAATGATGGCTGGAAAATATAAAGGGAAGAAAGTAAGCCTTACAAATATGTTTGAAATGGTAGGATCAGTTAAGGCAAATAAAATGACTGAGGAAGAACTTGCAGAGGTCGAAGATGTTGCTTGTCCAGGATGTGGTTCCTGCTCAGGAATGTTTACTGCAAATTCAATGAACTGCTTGACTGAAGCCTTAGGAATGGCATTACCTGGAAATGGTACTGTTTTGGCTGTTGAAGCAGCAAGAATCAGGCTTGCCAAAGAAGCTGGAAGAAAAATCATGGAGCTTCTAGAAAAGGATATTAGACCATCTCAGATAATGACCAAGGAAGGCTTTTCAAATGCTCTCGTAGCAGATATGGCTCTAGGTTGCTCAACAAATACTGCATTGCATTTGCCTGCTATTTCCCATGAAGCTGGGATAACATTGGACTTTAACATTTTCGATGAAATCAGCAATAAAACTCCCCAGCTATGTAAACTAGCTCCCGCAGGTAATCACTTTATGGAGGATCTTGGAGCCGCTGGTGGAATCCAAGCTGTAATGACTGAGTTGAATAAACTGGGATTGCTAAACTTAGATGTTATGACTACTACAGGTAAAACATTAGGTGAAAATATTAAAAATGTTACAGTCCTGGATGACACAATAATTAGGCCTGTAGATAATCCATATAGCAAAGATGGTGGCATTGCCATCCTTTGGGGAAGCTTGGCACCTGAAGGAGCAGTTGTTAAGAAAGGTGCAGTTGCAAAGGAAATGCTTGTTCATAAGGGACCAGCCAGGGTATTTAATAGTGAAGAAGAAACAGTTGAAGCAATCTTTGGTGGAAATATTAATTCAGGTGATGTAATAATAATACGTTATGAAGGTCCAAAAGGTGGTCCAGGCATGAGGGAAATGCTGACTCCAACTAGTGCAGTTGCAGGTATGGGATTAGGTGAAACAGTTGCACTCGTCACGGATGGAAGATTTTCAGGAGCAACTAGGGGAGCATCTATAGGACACGTATCTCCCGAGGCTGCTGAAGGCGGACCAATCGGATTAATTGAAGAAGGAGATATCATATCAATTGATATTCCAAATAGAAGCTTAGATGTTGTTTTAAGTGAAGAAGAACTAGAGGTAAGAAAAAAGAATTGGCAAAAGCCAGAACCAAAAGTCACTAAAGGTTACTTGGCTAAATACCAGAAACTAGTTAGCTCAGCAAGCTCAGGAGCGATTATTAAATAA
- a CDS encoding acetolactate synthase catalytic subunit, whose amino-acid sequence MEGVDTIFGYPGGTVLHIYDALYSCTAIKHILPRHEQGGVHAADGYARSTGRPGVVLATSGPGAANLVTGIATAYMDSIPMVVVTGQVATPYIGKDSFQEADITGITLPITKYGFLVKDIKDLGRCIHEAFHIATTGRPGPVIVDIPKDITVQTTEFFYPPKHNLPGYKLKPNGIAKQIEETVKLISEAKRPVLYVGGGVIASGAEKILVEFAEKLDIPVTCTLMAKGAIPDTHLLALGMPGMHGTVYANYSITESDLLLAVGVRFDDRVTGNVKTFAPNAKKVHIEIDPAEINKNVVVDVAIIGDTKDILETLFNKLDSKKRPDWIKRINGWKEEYPLKFVQEEGTLKPQYVISSVNEILEDNSFVVADTGQHQMWSAQYIKTRRGRGFFTSGGLGTMGYGFPGAMGAQVANPEALVVAIVGDGGFQMNCQELATVAIYNLPVKICIINNGYLGMVRQWQDLFLEKRYSHTDINQGPDFVKLADAFGVKAIRVTKPEEVLPALQEAKAHQGPVLIDFVVEKEENVYPMVPAGGSINEMLGR is encoded by the coding sequence ATGGAAGGTGTTGATACCATTTTTGGTTATCCAGGTGGTACAGTACTTCATATATATGATGCTTTATACAGTTGCACAGCAATTAAGCATATTTTGCCTAGGCATGAACAAGGTGGGGTCCATGCTGCTGACGGATATGCTCGCTCCACAGGAAGACCGGGAGTAGTATTGGCTACTTCGGGACCAGGAGCAGCAAATCTGGTAACAGGAATAGCTACGGCCTATATGGATAGTATCCCAATGGTAGTTGTTACAGGACAGGTGGCAACTCCTTACATTGGAAAGGATTCCTTTCAGGAAGCGGATATTACGGGAATAACCTTGCCAATTACTAAGTATGGATTTTTGGTAAAGGATATTAAGGATTTGGGACGCTGCATCCATGAGGCCTTTCATATAGCTACTACGGGAAGACCGGGGCCGGTAATTGTTGATATTCCAAAGGATATAACTGTACAAACTACAGAATTTTTCTATCCTCCAAAGCATAACTTACCAGGCTACAAATTAAAGCCAAATGGTATAGCAAAGCAAATAGAAGAAACAGTAAAACTAATTTCTGAAGCAAAAAGACCGGTTTTATATGTAGGAGGTGGCGTTATAGCCTCCGGAGCAGAAAAAATCTTGGTGGAATTTGCTGAAAAGTTGGATATACCCGTAACCTGTACACTTATGGCAAAGGGTGCTATTCCTGATACTCATCTTTTAGCACTCGGCATGCCAGGAATGCACGGTACAGTATATGCAAACTATTCAATTACTGAATCAGATTTACTATTAGCAGTAGGAGTAAGGTTTGATGATAGGGTTACAGGCAATGTGAAAACCTTTGCTCCTAATGCAAAAAAGGTTCATATAGAAATTGACCCGGCAGAGATTAACAAAAACGTTGTAGTTGATGTTGCAATTATAGGAGATACAAAAGATATACTGGAAACGCTTTTTAATAAATTAGACAGTAAGAAAAGACCAGATTGGATTAAAAGGATAAATGGTTGGAAAGAAGAATATCCATTAAAGTTTGTTCAGGAGGAAGGAACCTTAAAACCTCAATACGTAATCTCCTCCGTTAATGAAATTCTTGAAGATAACTCCTTTGTAGTAGCTGACACAGGGCAGCATCAGATGTGGTCAGCCCAGTATATAAAAACCAGAAGAGGCAGGGGATTTTTTACATCAGGTGGTTTGGGAACAATGGGATACGGATTTCCGGGTGCTATGGGGGCCCAAGTAGCAAATCCTGAAGCTTTAGTTGTAGCAATAGTAGGCGATGGAGGATTTCAAATGAACTGCCAGGAACTTGCTACAGTTGCTATATATAATCTACCTGTAAAGATCTGTATCATTAATAATGGATACCTGGGAATGGTTAGGCAATGGCAAGATCTATTCCTTGAAAAAAGATATTCTCATACGGATATAAACCAAGGGCCGGACTTTGTTAAATTAGCCGATGCATTTGGAGTTAAGGCTATAAGGGTTACAAAACCAGAAGAAGTCCTACCAGCACTTCAGGAAGCTAAAGCACATCAGGGACCTGTACTCATTGATTTCGTGGTGGAAAAAGAGGAAAATGTCTATCCCATGGTGCCAGCTGGTGGATCAATTAATGAAATGCTAGGGAGGTAA
- a CDS encoding acetolactate synthase small subunit: protein MKYTLAVLVENKPGVLTRIAGLFARRGYNIESLAVGETEDHTVSRMTIVVGGDGKVIEQVTKQLHKLVDVIKLTDITEEENVDRELILIKVNADASVRAEIMQIVDIFRARIVDIGRGSLIIEATGDSGKIEAIETSLKPFGIRELVRTGKVAMVRGVKGKNGKK from the coding sequence ATGAAATATACCTTAGCTGTATTGGTAGAAAACAAACCAGGTGTTCTAACTAGAATTGCAGGGTTATTTGCCCGAAGAGGATACAATATTGAGAGTCTAGCAGTAGGAGAAACGGAAGATCATACTGTTTCAAGAATGACGATTGTTGTAGGTGGCGACGGTAAAGTAATAGAGCAGGTAACTAAACAGCTACACAAACTTGTGGACGTAATAAAGCTGACAGATATTACTGAAGAAGAGAATGTTGATAGAGAATTGATTCTTATCAAGGTAAATGCAGACGCCTCAGTAAGGGCTGAAATAATGCAAATTGTGGATATTTTTAGGGCAAGAATTGTTGATATAGGAAGAGGATCTCTGATAATAGAGGCTACAGGAGATTCAGGAAAAATAGAAGCAATTGAAACCTCTTTAAAACCCTTTGGAATAAGAGAGTTAGTCAGAACTGGCAAAGTAGCAATGGTTAGAGGTGTCAAGGGTAAAAACGGGAAAAAATAG